DNA from Drosophila suzukii chromosome 2R, CBGP_Dsuzu_IsoJpt1.0, whole genome shotgun sequence:
aagcttatatattttttggttaagcctagtactcagatcggctaagagtttcactagtcgaaaaatcttattctttgtagtgtgaccgaagttttcaaagttcacccgcaatgcatgtagcatggtctaactgtcaagcagttgggtttgaaatttaaatttaaaaaggtggagtctgctggtacacaaagaaattgaaataaaaacaaggaagaacgctatagtcgagtacctcgactatcagatacccgttactcagctaaatagagatatgcaagtagcaaagcgagattaaaatgcgccacctaccggcggtatacagatttaagcgttttgggcgttagagcgggcgtggcaaattttttttggaccaatcgataggtattgacgagaccaatacatttcagttaaaattttttattcagcataaaaattgtgggcatcacaggttttcgcggattgtgggcgttagaaagggcgtggcatattcgcgtgacaaacttgcgctgcgtataaggctacggaatctaaatctgaaatcccaattctctatctttgatagtttccgagatatccacgttcataattacgattttttgaagtttgtgggcggtttatgggcgttagggtgggcgtggcaaacttttttttgggtcaatcgataggtattgataagaacattacatttcagttaaaatttttagtctagcatcaaaactgtaggagccacagttttgggcggattgtgggcgttagagtgggcgtggcactgtactgaaacaaacttgcgctgcgtaagaagctcaggaatctgcacgccaaatctcaatagcctagctcccatagtttccgagatctcagcgttcatccggacagacagacggacagacggacagacggacatggctagatcgactcggctagtgatcctgatcaagaatatatatactttatggggtcggaaacgcttccttctgcctgttacatactttccgacgaatctagtatacccttttactctacgagtaacgggtataataaatggaatgttttacgaatgtttttatttatgtaaattagtagtttaaagctaCCTtttcgtcccacggatgcttcgccatctttcccgctccaccgcagtccagctccgagtctcaatgggcatattggaccttgaagaagtgggagccggattggaaacggggttgatccgctgatgctgcaggaagtcgcccagcatcctggcagtggctgactatggcttctccaactgttccttagcgggcgccctattttcctcctccctatagaagccagcgggtcctccagctccgcttaagctgccaagtagctggtggtggtggtgtccggagtcctaatggagaggtcgtcggaAATCGTATTACTGatggttctgctaaaaagatacaacgcaaccaaattcttttggccagatcttactttctttgcgaggacgCGCCCGAaaggatgtccatgtagaaATCGAAGTCCCAGTTGGCAttttccttcccactgggattctctagtgaATCTCatccagcacttcaactattctgcaaATTTGCCCCTTTTGTggaattgcttcctgtcggtgaaatcccGCAATAAAGGGCATAAGCTTGGATTTGGCGTCCTATTTCATCTGCTCTGACCTTCTGGATtcgattttggggttttccttccatttttaatttttagtttccacatcgcctttgcacgaacaccgccaaagattaaatttcctattctttgggccgcggctaacggcgttcatcgaaaattcactcgcaaaatctggtattttttctggtatttccttagctcatctgagtaccgcgctgaaaaacagacccgacgaaaagcgttagccgcgtatttgcctctcgctcactcctatggttagctcgcggttttcgtcgatctgagtactaggctttaagTTTTTGAAATGTTGTACAGAAGTCAAAATTCTTGTAGCCCTTGTAGCCTTGTATGTAGCCCTTAGTTTTTCGGGGTTTGCGCCCTTTCCTTTCCTTTAGTATAAATGGTCCAGCGTAATCACAGCCTGAGTGCTGGAAGGGTAGAGCTTCTGTTATACGGATGCCTGGTAGATCGGCCATGAAATGGTGCTGCGTGGGTTTACGTAAGCGAAAACATTTGATGCAGTTGTGAACCAGATATCTTATCAGGTTACGCGCACCAAAGATTCAGTACTTTTGACGAGCAATTACAAAAAGTGCAGAAACTCCTGGATGAAGATTTGTCGTATGCTCGTGTTCCAAAATCATTCTTGTGATGCGGTTCGACTTCGGAAGCAGTATTGGGTGTTTTACATCAGCTGGTAATTGTGAGTTGTCCAGTCGTCCACCAACTCGAAGAAGGCCATCCTTGCAGATAATCGGCGAGAGCTTCAGCAACTGGGAGCGGCTGTAAAGTGGCTTGTTTTCCGTCAGTAGTTTGCGGTCTTCCATGAAACATATCTGAGCCTCTTGCAGGCAAAGAATGTGAGCAGCCTGAATCTCCTCAAAGCTGAGCATCTTTCCATTTGCCAGCGTTAGAGATTTAATGGCCTTGGTCTTTTTGAGCATCTTTCCATTTGCCAGCGTTACAGATTTAATGGCCTTGGTCTTTTTGAGTCAAAGCTTCGATTGATTACAAGGAGCAGCTTTCCTGTGCGGTTAATGCAATGGTCTTCACTTCTTCTTTGCCATGGTTTTCTAAATGGGAAGAACAGAACTTTTTACATGTCAATTTACCGCTAGCAAATGCATCTTGCAGCCATGAAGGTCCCATCCACCATAAGTCGAAATGGAGAAGGTCCTCCTTTGTGTTTACATGATGCCATGCGTTGCGGGGTAAGGCTTCAAGTATTTCTGAGGATCTATTGGCTACAAATGTTTTAAGCTTAGATGGTGGATATGAAAGCCAGGTCAAGACTATGGTTGAGTCACACCACGCATGTACTCCAATGGCCTTGTGTTGTAGCGCAGCCATGACTGATAAGATTAGTCGGCTCAGTAGCAAAGCCCCACACAGTTCAAGGAGCGACTCTGGTTTTTCCTGCTATGAGTAAAACAGATACGGTGCCATCTGCTCGCACCACTCTGCTATAGATGACTACGGAATATGTCTTGATGGAGGCATCTGAAAATCCATGCAGTTCGATGTGACGTTGTTTTGGACAAGCCGTGGCATGCGTAGATCTCGAAGGATGTGTAGGTCGTTACGGCATTTATTCCACCAGTCCGCAATTTTCGGAGGAAGCTCCGTGTCCCAGCCGAGATCGAGTAGCCACAATTCTTGGAACAGAATTTTAAACTGCACCACCACTGGCGATAGAATACCCAGAGGGTAAAAAATGCGTGCCACATCTAACAGCACTTGGCGATTGGTGTTTTTCGGACTTGTTGTAAGGCAAACTTTGTAGGATAACATATCCTCTTCAGGATTGCGATAAATGCCAAGAACCTTTGCAGTAGAATTGGATCCTTTGCTTTGTACTTCGGTTGTAGCGAGAGATCTGTCAGCGACACTTGATGAATTGGAAACCCATTTACCAAGTTCCATGCCTGCACATTTCATCAACTGAATCAATTCATTTCACGTACCATGGTTCCATGATGTGGCAAGTAAAAGCTCGGCCTTTTGTCAATGTCTTCTAGCGACAGTTCTCGCATGTGGCCCAACTGAAGATAATCTCGCATAAATTGCATATACTGTGAATACAGATGGGGTCTATCATTAGGCGGTGCTCTACACCCCTGAATCTTGTTAGCGCTCCTTGTAATGTATCCGAAAACTGTTCCTTGGAGTTTTTGATCGGAATTTCGACGATGTAACGCCCCTTAGAGTCCCGAGTGTGCGTCTTCACAAAGTGCTGTTCAACTTCATCGTCCTCTGGTGTTCCATGGAAATCCTGGTTGACATCCTCCAGCTCCCATAAGCGCCGTAGCGGTGTGTCAATGCTTATAGCCGTGGGCATTGTAGTTGTAGATTAACATCCGGTAGTAACGATAGACGTTATGACCCATCCAAATATGGTCGAAATGGCGATGATGTTGCCCTGGTTGTCGAACATCTTTTGACCGGTGAACACGGTCCAGACGTAGTCGCTGCCCAGGAGTATATCAACTGGCGCCAACGGCTGATAGTCAGAATCCGCATGCTCAAAAGCAGTGATTGCCTTGAGTGCTGAGGCGGCGATATCGTGTCTTGCCAACGTGAAGGTAATTTTGCTGAGTATGTGTGCACGTACCTTCATTGTGTGATCAGAGATCCTTGACTGCAAGTCCAGTGTGCCAGTCCGAGTGCCTGTACGCACCGCTCGGAGATGTACGACAGTTCCGAACCACTGTCCAAAAGCACTCGGCACACTTTTGCGTTTCTAACAAACACCAGAGCTGTTGTCAATGCACTTTTTCGTAGCCCTTGTGGCTGTGTTGCGGTTGTTGATCTGTTGCATAATGACTCAGCTGTGGGAGCCACTTGTGGGACGTAGTATCTTCGGGAGCGGTTGGTGTCTTTCTCCAACTCTTGAGTGTGTCGAAGTGACAGAGGCTTGCGAACTAAGAATATATGCATGTAGCAGAGAGTGGTGACGATTGTGGCAAAACTTTCATGTGAATTTGGATTCACACCTTCGCGACACATGTCCAGGCTCAAGGCAGTTAAAGCACAGTGATTTTGCCTTTACAAATGTGCGTCTCTGCTCGATTGACAATTCACCAAACTTTGAGCAGGCGTAGATCTTGTGATCCTTGGAGTTACACTTCACACAAGTGTTTGCTTTTATTGATACTAAAGCGTGTGACGATCGCTTTGCCTTGCCATGTTGTGGGCCAACCTTGAAGTCAATGTCTGACTCACTTTTGCTGAGCTCAAATTCCTCGCAACGTCGGTCTAAAAACTTAAGTAGATCATCCACAGACGGAGATTCCAGTTCCCGGCTTCCTTCGATCTATTTGGGACGGGTTTCAGCATCGATCTTGGCCAGAATGAAGTCCAGCAGTCCCTATTAGTTTGCCCTGCTGCATCCAGGCCGCGTACAATTTCGGTGGCTCCGTCCGTCACCTTGCGCAGAACCGTTACATCTGCTCTGGCGGTCGAAGGTAAGTTAACAAATGTCTCCAGCAGAGTGTTAACAATGTGATCCATTGTGGTTTATTGTACCGATCAATTAGGCAAGTCCAAGCAGCCTCGTAAGCTGCATCCGTTATTGGCATTTGTCGAATCAGCTGCTTCTCCAGTGATGTACGTTTTCAAGTAGTGCAACTTTTGTAGTGCTGTCAAATGGGCCTGCTATGGATCGTACTCTCGAAGATGTTTTTAAAGGCTGGCCACTCCTTGTAGTTGCCAGTAAATAGTAGCTTGATGTGGATTTTTGGCAGTTCATTATGCATTATATTTGCAACCGAGTTTGCCCTTAAAAGCGTTGCTTGGTGCTCATCCAAACGCTCATTgagctgctgttgttgttccAAAAAACGAACTAGGATTTCGTTTTCCACTCCTGATGCCATTAATGCGTCCTCGTCAGGGTGGCCAGATTGTCTGAAGTGGTTGGCTTCTCTTTCATTCTCCAGAGATTCTTCACAGGTGCGTATGAGTTTGCGAACTAATGTGCTTGCTTGTAAGTACTTGTCCTCGTACCTTTCATTGtcgatggctggatcgacgAACCTTTCTTCTTCGTCAAAAGGCCATTTGGTCGCTAATGGACTCGAATTCTTTCCATACGATGTTGACACTTCCAATGACACTTGTATTTCATCAAGCTCCCATTTTGATACCGCACGTGGATCTTGAGAAGCCGTTAGCAAACGCGTAATGCTTGCCTTCGCACGACTTCTAGCTGCCTTCAAAAGTTTAAGCTGATCCACGTTTATCAGTAACTAAATTTTGCTAGAAGGACCAAAGATATGGTGTAGAATAAAAACGCTTTATTTTCCTGTCCTGACTGTATTTCAATTATTCAATTatgtttctaaagacaaagtaaacagtttgtgcaatggtctacacaaagtctcagcgcaatacctaagcacacatccagggactccgtcaggacccggagagtagactggtttgaccctttgcaattctaaaagaagtgagcttttacttataacaggacaacaaataaagtttgatttaggaatgacatatgggtaagactgatctggaggacttgatgttgaataggtggtttgaaaaaactgtgcaaaaagatcggctatggcttgatcagtgctagcagccgaattttcaaatttaagtgatgatgggtaactagaagatttacgctttgtgttaacaaaattataaaactgttttggatccagtgtaaactgggtcttgcaacgagctaaatagtttttataacactgagcgttaagcacggtgaaatcggaccgagcacttaagtatcgggaaaaggcagcttgtgaacctgaagctctaaactttttgtagagtctagactttacatttttaagtcgtgccagctctttgttaaaccacggaggttggtttgaaattttaggataatacgtaggaacgcatgtatcaaaaacttcgtttaatatgttataaaattaatattaaccgcttcatttatattagtacttaagtacagattggaccaatccgagcaagctataaggctattaatgagtgcaaagttcgctttacgaaagcaggggatgcgtttagctattttttcagatacttcatacacttttgtacccgtgtcaatagtcagctctagcgttgggtgataagggtcttctggtaaagtaattgcagaggttctagctatgcagacacaatctggactggaaacaaagcatagatccagtaatcgtcctaagaaatttaatacatgatttacttgagacaatgaaatatcaagcaaaccgtcaagaaaatcatgctgcgttgaaggtaacaatatatttgaggtttcgacggtggaccatgtcgccctaggtatattaaagtcacctaaaactattaactgatccctatctgatagtttacttgaaataaactggatagcggacagatgattcgcatatgtcgggaattccgatgatggcggaatatatgaacatgttatgtatatagaaatacccggaagggatagttttatacacagaaattcaatgtcatttatttcgtcggacgttattacttcagacgttaattctgagtcaactgcaattaaaactccacctccacgtcgggacggacgatcaagcctgtaagttgtgtacttacttggaaaaacttcggaacttagaacttccggttttaaccaggtttcagtaaaaacaataacatgggaagacaaggaaaaactatcagtatacaatttggtcaacttactttgtaaacctcttgtattctgataataaagctgaagaaaagaatctagttttttgagatagatgaggatgtagatgtggatggctctttaaagggatttccaacttcctttgaacgaattttcttttttttagcttcgtactctttaacaaaaatgccaacaggccaaaaattggctgagcacatagttgcaaaatgagcacagggaacaccgatcttaaaagatgatacttccctagcatatggaaaattaaatcgttcaacctTTAGATCATCAATCTGAACTTTGTTACGGATATAGGCCGTAATGCCCAGCGATGAAAGGTCAGGATTTAgccgagaaacaaaaatttgtttccgctGCGGTACACAGGTGACTGTTTTAGGTACCACGCATGTGACAGGTTTAGGTACTACCGCATTTACggctgcactaccagtttcattcggtactccggacgttaagtcaacatgcggcgttggaattattaaagtattgcttatagcagatttttcgggcgtctcatgcggcaaaatctcgcgtcctttgcattcggaaaccgaatcttttttagctttcgatctcagtaccatttgtgcggcggctgagatcgactgctgtgctgcagaccccggatcgccagagagagttacactagcggctaccgtgggttgtctatcgaccgcgatctttttacgcttaggagaatcgggctcagatagcatacggctagtgagctgcgactcaagcgccacaagcagatccgtatttttacggctgttccggattaattccgtaacagtgctttttgtaagccgccttatagagagtgcctgggtttcataagcaatgcattcatcacaatagtagcgcaagccacttctcatgtcgattgcatcgcgtaacaggcccgaatagccaaggcattttgcatgaaaaatattctcacacgaatggcacggaatgctctgttgtccagccgaaattaacgacttgcatttctttaaattgcagacagccattatcgcgatattccgaaccacagtgccaagagaataaagctccgcaagtaaaagagagagttagagagcgggagagaatgagctggagtaagtaagctgggggagcgtaagttttagatgttccaaaaacaaagttataagcgggagtgcgggagagcgggtaactaccgtttagacacttaccgctccaaacagcgtttggaagaaaagaagaaggcaattagaaaaaaactataacaacaaacactgcacagagattagacgtgcaaactaattttgttaatttaaacacaaaacaatcactatgcactcgcgaagcgaacggatgttgttagggacataaaaagttatatagacgtatgaaaatatgaattaaaccCCGATGGTTTtggacaaaaagaacaaaaattcggagcgcaagacaaaaacacgaccgttcaCTGAAAGTTCTCTGAATGTTGGTGtttcttaacatataacctcctacgcttggaaataacattttttaaatacgagggcagtccgataagtacttggcctcaccgcccgatggcgtcactatcgcaagagaaatttactatcgtgtagtacattctcgtagacgGCTACTATCGAGATTTCAACCGAACTCGgactcgtagttttgttttgaaaaatggagaaagagcagTATCGATCTGTGActcgattcttgtttttggaagggaaatcgcgcagcgaaatcaaagagcgcttggatgctgtatacggtgactcttctccttcgatggtgaccgtcaaaaattggtttaacgagtttcTACGTGGTCGCAGGTCAgtttttgatgagccacgcccaggtgccccgaaaacggctaccacggaggataacgtgacaaaaatccacgatctcgtattggcagaccgccgattgaGGATACGCGAAatagctgagacagtaggcacgtcaaagaccgcgtgggtcatatcctgaccctgccgcgtttgctcactccggacaacaaacgctACCGTGAAACCACTTCTGTCGTATGGCGGGCTCTAGCGGTGGAACACGCAGCTTCACCGTTTACATATGTCCAAAATTGG
Protein-coding regions in this window:
- the LOC139352600 gene encoding uncharacterized protein produces the protein MLKKTKAIKSLTLANGKMLSFEEIQAAHILCLQEAQICFMEDRKLLTENKPLYSRSQLLKLSPIICKDGLLRVGGRLDNSQLPADVKHPILLPKSNRITRMILEHEHTTNLHPGVSALFVIARQKY